ACGACGTCGGCGGTCCGCTCGTGCTTGATCTTGTACATCACCCGGGTGTCGGGCCGGTAGGGCAGATCCGGCGGCTTGGCCACGATCCCGTCGAGCCCCGCGCCCTCGTAGCGGTCGAACCACTCCCGCGCCAGTTCGATGTCGGTGGTGGAGGGAGCGAGGAGTACGGGCGCGGAAGCGCCGGAGAGGGCGGCCGTCAGCACCGCCCGCCGGTCCACCTGCGGGGTGGTGAGCAGCGAGGTGTCGTCGACCGCGAGGACGTCGAAGGCGACCAGGCTCGCCGGGGTCCGCTCGGCCAGCATCCGCACCCGGGAGTCCGCCGGATGAATGCGCTCGCTGAGCCGGTCGAAGTCGAGGCGTCCCTCGTGGGCGATGACGATCTCCCCGTCGATCACACAGCGCGGCGGAAGGTTCTCCCGTACGGCGTCGACCAGGTCGGGGAAGTAGCGGGTCAGCGACTTGCCGGTGCGGCTGCCGAGCTCCACCTCGTCGCCGTCCCGGTAGACGATCGCCCGGAACCCGTCCCACTTCGCCTCGTAGCTCATGCCCGGCGGGATCTTGGCCACCGACTTGGCGAGCATCGGCTTCACGGGCGGCATCACCGGCAGGTCCATGGCCCGATTCTGGACCGGCTCACCGCCCATGTCTCCCGATGTGCGGCATATGTGCGACCGGCCTACGGTGGCCGTCATGGGAGCTGCGGTGGAGCTGGACGCGGGCGGACGAGTGGTGAGGCTCTCCAACCCGGACAAGGTGTACTTCCCGGAGAAGGGTTACACCAAGAGGGATGTGGCGGAGTACTTCCTGGCCGTGGGGCCCGGGATCACCCGTGCGCTGAACCACCGGCCGACCACGCTCCAGCGCTTCGTCGACGGGGTGGAGGGCGACTTCTTCTACCAGAAGAGGGCCCCGAAGAACCTTCCCGAGTGGATCCCCACCGCCCGTATCGCCTTCCCCAGCGGCCGCCCCGCCGACGAGCTCTGCCCGACCGAGCTCGCCGCCGTGATCTGGGCCGCCAACCTCGGCACCCTCACCTTCCACCCCTGGCCGGTCCGGGCCGGGGACACCGACCACCCCGACGAGCTGCGCATCGACCTGGACCCGCAGCCCGGCACCGGCTACGCGGACGCGGTCGCCGCCGCCCATGAGCTGCGCTCGGTCCTGGAGGACCACGGCGTACGCGGGTGGCCCAAGACCTCCGGCGGGCGCGGGATGCACGTGTTCGTGCCCATCGAACCGGCCTGGACCTTCACCGAGGTGCGGCGGGCCGCCATCGCCGCCGGGCGCGAGCTGGAGCGGCGGATGCCGGAGCGGGTGACGACGGCCTGGTGGAAGGAGGAGCGCGGCGAGCGGATCTTCGTCGACTTCAACCAGACCGCGCGCGACCGCACGATCGCCTCCGCCTACTCCGTACGCCCCTTCCCGCACGCCCCGGTCTCCGCGCCGCTGCGCTGGGAGGAGATCGACGACGCCGAACCCCGCGACTTCGACATCCGTACGCTGCCGGTGCGGTACGCCGAACTCGGCGACGTGCACGCCGACATGGACCAGGAGGCGTTCCGGCTGGACGGGCTGCTGGAGCTGGCGGACCGGGACGAGAAGGAGCGCGGACTCGGTGACATGCCCTACCCGCCGGAGT
This DNA window, taken from Streptomyces griseus subsp. griseus, encodes the following:
- a CDS encoding ATP-dependent DNA ligase — its product is MDLPVMPPVKPMLAKSVAKIPPGMSYEAKWDGFRAIVYRDGDEVELGSRTGKSLTRYFPDLVDAVRENLPPRCVIDGEIVIAHEGRLDFDRLSERIHPADSRVRMLAERTPASLVAFDVLAVDDTSLLTTPQVDRRAVLTAALSGASAPVLLAPSTTDIELAREWFDRYEGAGLDGIVAKPPDLPYRPDTRVMYKIKHERTADVVVAGYREHKSGPVVGSLLLGLYDTGGVLQHVGVCAAFPMKRRAELAEELAPLRTGFADHPWGAWAEAAAHEASRLPGTQNRWSGKKDQSWVPLRPERVCEVAYDHMEGDRFRHTTQFRRWRPDRTPAGCTYAQLEEVVSYDLAEVLAGG
- the ligD gene encoding non-homologous end-joining DNA ligase, whose product is MGAAVELDAGGRVVRLSNPDKVYFPEKGYTKRDVAEYFLAVGPGITRALNHRPTTLQRFVDGVEGDFFYQKRAPKNLPEWIPTARIAFPSGRPADELCPTELAAVIWAANLGTLTFHPWPVRAGDTDHPDELRIDLDPQPGTGYADAVAAAHELRSVLEDHGVRGWPKTSGGRGMHVFVPIEPAWTFTEVRRAAIAAGRELERRMPERVTTAWWKEERGERIFVDFNQTARDRTIASAYSVRPFPHAPVSAPLRWEEIDDAEPRDFDIRTLPVRYAELGDVHADMDQEAFRLDGLLELADRDEKERGLGDMPYPPEYPKMPGEPKRVQPSRARHDDGETA